GTCTTTGGTTTGGGCTATTTCAAGCAGGACAGTAGTATTAATTGCCAATACCTGCCCACAATTCTCTAGCCGTTCTCTGTTTTTATGCAGTATAATTTTTTGCACAATGGGGCTTATGCGGTAGCTATGCGTGTCTGTAAAAATCCAGCCCTTATGCGCCAAATTGTTCAATTCCTTGCTAAACATCAGTTTATCTTCCGGTTTAAACAATTCTATCAGCAATTTAAGAGGTTGGTTTTCGGCAGGCAATATAGCTAAAGCAGTTAGCAGGCATTTTTCTTTTTCGTTTAACGTGGTTACATCATACAATATATCTATGATTTCATCGGTTGTAGCGGTTTTTTTTCTTATATTAAAGCAATAGTCTGTAGTTACTCTAGTACTAAAAGATTCTAATTTAAGTCCGCCTGTTTCGTCTAATTTTTTCAAAAAATCGGGAAAGTCTGTTCCAACAGCAGCTAACTGAGCGAGGGTGTTGGCAAATATCTCAATAACTAAGGTGTTGTTTCCAACAGCATTCAAAAACTTTGGCAGATACTCGGTAAGTTGTGCGGCAATATCAGGAGCATGTTCGGCAAACAAGTTTTTTAACTTTTCATCTGCTTCTTCACCAGTTACTAATCCGCTATTAAAATCAGACAGCAATTGTAGAACTGGCTCTAGTTGGTAATATTTTACAAAAGACACCATAAACAAGCGTATCCCTAAGGAAGGGGGCAGAGGGTCCACATAAAATTCATTGGCTATCACTTTTTGGAAGCGACTTGTCATTAACACATGCCAGCCCAAACCCTGAAATTCTGTGATAAAATTATTTATTTCCGCTTCATCGTTGGCATTGTCTAATACTAAGAGGCAATCTTTGGGCAGGTTAACTAATTTAGTTTTTATGGCAGCTATCTGTTCGTCTGGTTTCTTGATTGCAGCGATATCAATATTTAGGGGCAATGCTAATTTGGCGATGATATTGTTTATTATGCCTTCTTTGCAAAACAGCCAAGCCAAATGTTTGTAGTCATTTTCATAAGTTGTCCAGTATTTAGCAGCTAAAGTGGTTTTGCCTATTCCACCTTCGCCGTTAATAAGGACAGGCTTGCCATTCTGAAATTTACTTTTTATCTCCGTCAATTTCTCTGTGCGTCCTAAAAAGGTGGAGGGTACTGTAGCCCCTTGGGCAGAAAGAATTTTATCGGTTGTCTTAGGTAGTCCTTGCTTTGCAGTTAGGTCATCTATTTTTATCCCCAAATTTTCAACCCTGTCTTAACCTCTTCTACGCCCTTTAATATTTGGTCGGTTGTATCTTTTATCTTCTTTAAATCCTTTTTCAGCCAGTTGTCTTCCTTCAACCAATCATCCAAATAACTAGGCGTGTTTGTTTTCAATTTATCCGTCAAATCCCTCAATTCTTTCAATATTTCATCTTGTTTTGTATCTATTCTATCTATTTTTGTATCTGTTCTATCTGTAGTTTTTTTTATATGTTCTATAGATTCGCCCATCGAGTTTAAAACAATGCGTTGATAGGCTACCCAGGCTGCATGATCTTTTTTAAGCAGTTCGCCAAAACAGAGTTGTATTTGCGGAGCAAAATTTTTATTAAAAAATTCCCAATAGGGTTTATCAAATGCCGTCTCTATCGGCGAGGTTTCAATACCACGCAGAAAGTCGCCTATTTTTCTCCAAAAACTTTTTTCTTTTTTATTTTCTTTTTCCTCTTCTTTAAAAAGCGTAGCCAAAATGTTCTCGTTAAACGCTGCTAAACTGGCTTGATTTTTTTTATTTGAAAAGCTAATCATTTCCTCTTCGGTAATTGAGAAGGCTGCCGTATCTTCTAATAATTTTATTAACCGCTTGGTTATATTGTCTGCCGCATTGTTATAATTGGGATTTTGTTCTGTTTTTTTAAAAAGAAAGCAAACATTTTTTACAGCCAAAAGATGTGCATTTTTAAATATCCTAGCCAGATCGTGGTTTATATCATTCGGATCTAAAGCGCGGACACAATTTTTTGTTACAAACTCATTTAAATGAGCGGCAAAAATATCGTTACCAAGCCCTGCTGCAACGCCTCCAACTACAGCGCCTGCTTTTCCGGAAATTAATACGCCTATAGGTCCGCCAAATACGGTAGCTGTAGCAGCAATACCTAACCATATCAGGAATTTTCGTTTGTCTAAAGATTGCGCGTCCATATATTAAACTTATAATTTTTAGAAATAGAAATATCGGGTAAATATACGCAACTTATTTTTATTGCAATTATAAAGCATTTAGAGCCTGTCTAAATTTTATTTTCTAATTCTATTAAGCATCAATTTTATCATGGCAAGTTGGATCATTGTCTGGCTCGTTTCGGTTTGGAACTCAAAGTCTTTACTCAATCTTCGATAGCTTTCGAGCCATGCAAAAGTTCTTTCAACAATCCATCTTTTTGGCAATACTTCGAATTTCGAGGCTGTATTCGATCTACTTACAACCTCAACCACCCACCCAAACGTTTTGCGGGTATTTTCAATTAACTCGCCTCTATACCCGCCATCAGCTACTATCTTTACCAATCTGCAAAACCTGCCTCTGAGGTCAGCTATAACCATTGGGGCTGATTTACTGTCATGCTCATTTGCCGCATGAACCACAACCGCTAAAAGTAGTCCCATTGTATCTACAATAATATGCCGCTTTCTGCCTTTAACTTTTTACCCCCGTCAATCCCTCTGCACAAGCCTCCGACGCTTGTTGTCTTTACGCTCTGGCTATCAATTATACCAACACTTGGCGATGAAGCCCTGCCTGCTTGCTTTCGAGTCTTATCCCTGAGTATTTCATGGATGAGTTCTATCGTCCCATCCTTCTTCCACTTGGTAAAATAGTAGTAAACAAGCTTCCATGACGGAAAATGGAACGGCAGCATGCGCCATTGACAGCCAGTTTTAAGCAAATAGAACAGCGCATTAAAAATTTCTCTTAAACTGTGTTTTCGTTTCCGTTTGTCGTCTAAAATGCCTAATATTGCACTCCATTGACTATCGGTGAGACTGCTTGGGTAGGTTTTCATTTTACTTTATGTGTTTGATTTTCATAAAGCTATGAATTATTATTTAAACGTCAAACTGATAGTCTTTTATTCACATCTCTTTTAATAACTTTTTTTCCTATCAATTTTTGGGACTGGCATGCCAATTTTTTTTTTAATGCGTTTAACCTGAATTTTTAGACAGTCTCTTAAATTTTATTTTCTTTTTTCAAAAAAGTTTAGCGCTTTATTTATTATTAAAAAAGTGAAGATTAGAATTAAAAGAGGGGGCAGGTAAGGAGCCGTTTATGTACATAAAAGAGGTGTCAAAATATTAATATACTGCCTTTTTATTTTTGGTTTGGCTACAAAACGAAACAAAGCGTTCTTATGTGGGGGCTTGCGAACAACCCCAGTCTAAAGCGTCCGGGAAAAGCAATACAGCATGCTTTCTGTTGCTATACTTGTTGTTTGCTGGCGATAAAAGTCGTACCTTTGCCGGATATTTAATACATTTTTAAAACCAAAAATTAACAATAATTAGTATGAAAATTTCGGTAATAGGTGCGGGTAATGTAGGTGCAACCTGCGCCGATGTGATAGCTCGTGGTAATTTTGCCAACGAAGTAGTATTGCTTGATATAAAGGAAGGTCTGTCTGAAGGCAAATCGTTGGATATTTGGCAGGCTGCACCCATTAATAACTACAGCACTCGCGTAACAGGTGCAACAAATAATTATGCTGCTACCGCCGGCTCTGATATTACAATTATCAC
The sequence above is drawn from the Sphingobacteriales bacterium genome and encodes:
- a CDS encoding tetratricopeptide repeat protein, producing the protein MGIKIDDLTAKQGLPKTTDKILSAQGATVPSTFLGRTEKLTEIKSKFQNGKPVLINGEGGIGKTTLAAKYWTTYENDYKHLAWLFCKEGIINNIIAKLALPLNIDIAAIKKPDEQIAAIKTKLVNLPKDCLLVLDNANDEAEINNFITEFQGLGWHVLMTSRFQKVIANEFYVDPLPPSLGIRLFMVSFVKYYQLEPVLQLLSDFNSGLVTGEEADEKLKNLFAEHAPDIAAQLTEYLPKFLNAVGNNTLVIEIFANTLAQLAAVGTDFPDFLKKLDETGGLKLESFSTRVTTDYCFNIRKKTATTDEIIDILYDVTTLNEKEKCLLTALAILPAENQPLKLLIELFKPEDKLMFSKELNNLAHKGWIFTDTHSYRISPIVQKIILHKNRERLENCGQVLAINTTVLLEIAQTKDNPVDKFMLAPYGKAIEQVFAQANTPEIGKLQNNLALVLKDLGDYGGAKGLLEKAVHSDEKNFGPDHSDTATSYSNLALVLKDLGDYGRAKGLLEKAVHSDEKNFGPDHPNTATSYANLALVLKDLGDYGRAKGLLEKAVQSAEKKLWTRASYHGNQLC